From the genome of Salvelinus namaycush isolate Seneca chromosome 10, SaNama_1.0, whole genome shotgun sequence, one region includes:
- the LOC120054726 gene encoding lipoprotein lipase-like — MKGLQVHCLYFLVLNAVFYVASLEEGDSISTLDNFMDNFKDLIRNNDATPHAYTKFSLRKPLMPEDDICYIIPGNPESLKECTFNSTSKTFLVIHGWTVSGLFESWVAKLVSALYKREQEANVIVVDWLYTAQNHYPIAAQNTKMVGQEIARFIDWLEEATNIPLENLHLIGYSLGAHVAGFAGSHASNKVGRITGLDPAGPDFEGEHAHRRLSPDDAHFVDVLHTFTRGSLGLSIGIQQPVGHVDIYPNGGSFQPGCNLQSPLETISKLGLFAINDVPRCSHERSIHLFIDSLVNEQEASMAYRCGSDDMFDRGMCLSCRKNHCNTVGYDISKVRKTRSVKLYTKTRASMPFRVYHYQVKIHFSSKVNRSEREPSLTVSLIGTKGEVEDLKLTLKEKITTNKTHSFLLVAEKDIGDLLMVKFKWEESTSWSASFKLNMVSSWWSGDSAESEVEVHKIRIRVGETQKKMVFCIKDPHALSLQQEVTFVKCKDEWRKTSKRVNLGNH, encoded by the exons ATGAAAGGGTTGCAAGTGCATTGTCTTTACTTTCTTGTGTTAAATGCAGTATTTTATGTGGCGTCTTTGGAAGAGGGGGACTCCATTTCTACACTTG ATAATTTCATGGACAACTTCAAGGACTTGATCCGAAACAACGATGCCACCCCTCATGCCTACACCAAATTCTCCCTCCGGAAGCCTTTGATGCCGGAAGATGACATCTGCTACATCATCCCCGGCAACCCGGAATCTCTCAAAGAATGCACTTTCAACAGCACATCCAAAACCTTCCTGGTGATCCACGGCTGGACA GTGAGCGGCTTGTTTGAGAGCTGGGTGGCCAAGCTGGTTTCGGCGCTGTACAAGAGAGAGCAGGAAGCCAATGTGATCGTGGTGGACTGGCTGTACACAGCCCAGAACCACTATCCAATAGCTGCCCAGAACACCAAGATGGTGGGACAGGAGATTGCTCGCTTCATTGACTGGCTGGAG GAGGCAACAAACATCCCTCTTGAAAACCTCCATCTCATTGGCTACAGTCTGGGTGCTCATGTTGCAGGATTTGCTGGGAGCCACGCCTCCAATAAAGTGGGCAGAATAACTG GTCTTGACCCAGCTGGTCCAGACTTCGAGGGGGAGCACGCTCACCGCCGCCTGTCCCCAGATGATGCCCACTTTGTGGATGTTCTACACACGTTCACGCGGGGCTCTCTGGGCTTAAGCATCGGCATCCAGCAGCCTGTAGGCCATGTGGACATCTACCCCAATGGAGGCAGCTTCCAGCCAGGCTGCAATCTGCAAAGCCCTCTGGAAACAATATCCAAACTTGGCCTCTTTG CTATCAATGATGTTCCCAGGTGTTCCCACGAGCGCTCCATCCACCTGTTCATCGACTCCCTGGTCAATGAGCAGGAGGCTAGCATGGCGTACCGCTGCGGGAGCGACGATATGTTCGACCGCGGAATGTGCCTCAGCTGCCGCAAGAACCACTGTAACACCGTGGGCTACGATATCAGCAAGGTTCGCAAGACACGTAGCGTCAAACTGTACACCAAGACCAGGGCCTCCATGCCGTTCAGAGTCTATCACTACCAGGTGAAGATCCACTTCTCCAGCAAGGTGAACAGGTCTGAGAGGGAGCCTTCACTGACAGTCTCCCTGATTGGAACCAAAGGAGAGGTTGAAGACCTCAAACTGACACT AAAGGAGAAGATAACAACCAATAAGACCCATTCCTTCCTGCTGGTAGCGGAGAAAGACATTGGTGACCTCCTGATGGTGAAGTTTAAGTGGGAGGAGTCTACTAGCTGGTCTGCCTCGTTCAAGCTCAACATGGTGTCTTCCTGGTGGTCAGGTGACTCTGCAGAGTCTGAAGTGGAGGTCCACAAAATACGCATCAGAGTCGGGGAGACGCAAAAAAA GATGGTGTTCTGCATTAAAGATCCTCATGCTCTGAGCTTACAACAGGAAGTTACGTTTGTAAAATGCAAGGACGAATGGAGGAAAACTTCAAAAAG agtgaACCTGGGGAACCACTGA
- the LOC120054727 gene encoding lipoprotein lipase-like, with protein MGKENTFLVTVWIILANICVSFSSTPEQTLFGNSNSTEWLEDYTDIVSKFSLRTAEIPDDDLCYIVPGQPLTIPKCEFDPGYKTFVVIHGWTVTGLFESWVPKLVTALYKREPKANVIVVDWLTRAQQHYLTSAANTKLVGKDVAKFVNWLQKTLDYPWEKIHLLGYSLGAHVAGIAGLLTNHKVSRITGLDPAGPTFEFADAQSTLSPDDALFVDVLHTNTRGSPDRSIGIQRPVGHVDIYPNGGTFQPGCDLQNTMMMIATTGIRNMDQLVKCSHERSIHLFIDSLVNAAEHQTMAYRCSSKEAFMKGMCLNCRKNRCNKVGYGVNKVRLPRSTKMYLKTREMMPFKLFHYQVKVHFFSSEKLAYTEQPMKISLYGTHDEKTDIPYIMPFLNTNSTVSFLLTTDVDVGELLMVKLRWEKDAYFSWSDIWGNKNFHIRKIRVKAGETQSRVIFSAKDGEFAYLIRGKDDVVFVKSKEDNMSRKEKKMHRLKMQGSHFKNNIA; from the exons ATGGGAAAAGAAAATACGTTTTTGGTCACCGTTTGGATAATTCTGGCAAATATCTGTGTATCTTTTTCAAGTACACCAGAACAAACACTTTTTG GTAACAGCAACTCTACTGAATGGCTTGAGGACTACACAGACATTGTATCCAAGTTCTCCCTGAGAACTGCTGAGATACCGGATGATGACTTGTGCTACATCGTTCCCGGCCAGCCCTTAACCATCCCAAAGTGTGAATTCGACCCTGGGTATAAGACGTTCGTGGTCATTCATGGATGGACG GTTACGGGGCTGTTTGAGAGCTGGGTCCCTAAGCTGGTGACAGCGCTGTACAAGAGGGAGCCCAAGGCCAACGTGATTGTGGTGGACTGGCTGACACGGGCGCAGCAGCACTACCTCACCTCCGCTGCCAACACCAAGCTGGTGGGCAAAGACGTGGCCAAGTTTGTTAATTGGCTGCAG AAAACACTAGACTACCCCTGGGAGAAGATACATCTGCTGGGATACAGTCTGGGTGCTCATGTAGCCGGCATCGCTGGTCTCCTCACCAACCACAAAGTCAGCAGGATCACAG GTTTGGACCCGGCCGGCCCGACCTTTGAGTTTGCTGACGCCCAGAGCACCCTGTCCCCTGACGATGCTCTCTTCGTGGACGTCCTGCACACCAACACCCGGGGCTCCCCAGACCGCAGCATCGGCATCCAGAGACCCGTGGGCCACGTGGACATCTACCCCAACGGAGGAACCTTCCAGCCAGGCTGTGACCTGCAGAACACCATGATGATGATCGCCACCACCGGCATCCGTA ATATGGACCAGCTTGTGAAGTGTTCCCATGAGCGCTCCATCCACCTGTTTATCGACTCGCTGGTGAACGCAGCAGAGCATCAGACCATGGCCTACCGCTGCAGCTCCAAGGAGGCCTTCATGAAGGGCATGTGTCTCAACTGCCGCAAGAACCGCTGCAACAAGGTGGGCTACGGCGTCAACAAGGTCCGCCTGCCCCGGAGCACCAAGATGTACCTCAAGACCCGCGAGATGATGCCCTTCAAAC TTTTCCATTACCAAGTGAAGGTGCATTTCTTCAGCAGTGAGAAACTGGCCTACACTGAGCAGCCCATGAAAATCTCTCTGTACGGAACCCATGATGAGAAGACTGACATACCTTACATCAT GCCCTTCCTGAACACCAACAGCACTGTGTCATTCCTGCTGACCACCGACGTGGACGTCGGGGAGCTGCTTATGGTCAAGCTGCGCTGGGAGAAAGATGCCTATTTCAGCTGGTCTGACATTTGGGGCAACAAAAACTTCCACATCCGCAAAATACGTGTCAAGGCCGGGGAGACTCAATCCAG GGTCATCTTCAGCGCTAAAGATGGAGAGTTTGCCTACCTCATCAGAGGAAAAGACGACGTAGTCTTTGTCAAATCAAAAGAGGACAACATGAGCCGGAAAGAGAAAAA GATGCACAGACTCAAGATGCAGGGAAGCCACTTCAAGAATAACATTGCATGA